A section of the Sedimentisphaera cyanobacteriorum genome encodes:
- a CDS encoding VWA domain-containing protein, translating into MLGLAMVNEDYLLLLFIIPLLVIPLLVFSSSRKAALLRRAADKNLLKYLNADPSPSKRFTKWVLMIFALALIITGLARPRWNASIKPVQNRGRDVVVLLDISRSMLAEDLKPNRLERAKLAIKDLIEKIKGDRVGLVAFAGDAEVKCPLTQDYGFLRLTLDEISPKTSKRGGTNLGDAIRMASEEVFDQSGKDFKDIILITDGGDLESSLPVKAAAAAGEKGIRIIAAGLGDKQQGARIPIYDKGTGEKKFLEYNGNQVWTKLQDETLRKTALASSKGKYIPVETGTFNLGEIYEGIIASSRKRQLERSERIEYEEKFQIFLLGAFAFLSLETVISDKRRKKL; encoded by the coding sequence TTGTTAGGTCTTGCAATGGTTAATGAAGACTATCTACTTCTTTTATTTATTATACCTCTGCTTGTGATACCGCTGCTTGTTTTCAGCAGCTCAAGAAAAGCAGCCCTGCTAAGACGAGCAGCAGACAAAAATCTCTTAAAATATCTCAACGCAGACCCATCACCCTCGAAGCGGTTTACCAAATGGGTTCTGATGATATTTGCCCTTGCGCTGATAATCACCGGCCTTGCACGTCCGCGATGGAATGCAAGCATCAAGCCGGTGCAAAACCGCGGCAGGGACGTAGTTGTTCTGCTGGATATATCAAGATCAATGCTTGCCGAAGACCTAAAGCCCAATAGGCTTGAACGGGCAAAACTGGCAATCAAGGACTTAATCGAAAAGATCAAGGGAGACAGGGTTGGCCTTGTAGCTTTTGCGGGAGATGCGGAAGTAAAATGCCCTCTAACTCAGGATTACGGCTTTCTAAGGCTGACGCTCGATGAGATATCTCCTAAAACCTCCAAACGAGGAGGAACAAACTTGGGCGATGCAATAAGGATGGCCTCGGAGGAAGTGTTCGACCAAAGCGGGAAGGATTTCAAAGATATAATCCTCATAACAGACGGGGGAGACCTTGAATCAAGTCTTCCGGTGAAGGCGGCCGCAGCGGCCGGGGAAAAGGGAATAAGGATTATAGCTGCCGGGCTCGGAGATAAACAGCAGGGAGCGAGGATACCCATTTATGATAAGGGTACTGGCGAAAAGAAATTTTTAGAATACAATGGGAATCAGGTTTGGACTAAACTCCAAGATGAAACGCTCAGAAAAACGGCATTGGCAAGCTCTAAAGGCAAATATATACCCGTGGAAACAGGCACTTTTAATTTAGGCGAAATTTATGAGGGGATAATCGCATCCAGCAGGAAAAGGCAGCTTGAGAGAAGCGAGAGAATTGAATACGAAGAAAAATTTCAGATATTCCTGCTTGGGGCTTTTGCGTTTCTGAGCCTTGAAACTGTAATATCTGATAAACGCAGGAAAAAGCTATGA